TCCGTGTCCGCCGTTCCGACGAGATCCTGACCGGGGCGTCTGTCTACTGTGGCCGTATCCGGATGCCCTCAGAGACCCCGTCTATCGTGAAAAGTGGCGGCCTCGGTACTCATAGGGTTCGTCGTCGCCGAGCGCCACCCCGGCTCGGAACGGTGCCGTCGTCATCGGCCGCTCGGCGTTACGGACGGAAATCCAAAGAACGTTCGGAGACGTCGGTGCCGAGTTCATACTGATTACTCTCGTCTCTTACCGCCGATCGCCGGCAGCGGGGGCCGCGCTCGGCGGTGAAAAGTGAGAGTAATCAGTATCAGACGACGCGGGCGAACGCGAGCGTCCCGCTCGTCCGCTCGACGATCGCGCGGACGGTCTGCCCCTCGCGCGCGCCGGAGACGAAGATGGTGAACTTGCCCTTCTCGGCGACGCCGTCGCCCTTGCGGCCCGTCCCGGTGATCTCCAGTTCGTAGGTGGTACCTTCCTCGACGGCGGGGCCCGAGGAGGACTGCGTCTTCGCCGCGCGCTTCGCGACCGGGCGGAACGCGCCGCAGGCCTCACACCGGAGCATATCGACGCCGTCCTCGGTGACGAGGCGGGTGTCCGGCAGGCCGCACTCCGTGCAGGTGACGTACTCGGCGACGTACTCGTCGATGGCGGCCTCGAAGTCGGAGACGTTGAACGACCCGTTGTAGCGCGCACGGTCGTCGTCGAGCTGCCCGTTCGTCCCCAGTTCGCGCTGGACGTTCCGGTGGACGTGTTCGACGTCGCGGCCGAGCGCGTCGGCGATCTCGCCGATGTTCGTCAGTCGGGTGAACGCCCCGTCTGTCTCGCCCTCGGGGTCGGGGATGCTGAGCCGTGACTGCTCTTCGTTCCGCTCCGGGAGCGCGTCGAGCGCCCTGTCGAGTGAGTCGGCGTAGTTCATACTGCTCAAAAATGGACGGGGCCGTATAGCCGTTCCGTGTGCCGCGTTCGCTCGGGACGGTCGGGCCGCCGGGTTACTCCGCGCCGGGCGAGATGACCACGAGGTTCTCCGCGTCGACCAGGTTGGTCAACCGGTCCCGGTTCCCCGGATCGAACTGCCGCTGGCAGCGACGCGTCCACGGATCGGACGCTGCACCCGAGGATGTATCCGCCCCGGCGGACGCCGCAGCGGTCCGTCCACCGCCCGTTCGGTCGGTGGACGCCTCCTGGCCCGTTTCGGACGGCTGCGCATCCGTGGAAGGTTCTTCGGCCGCAGTCGTCGCGTCGTCTGTCGTTCGATCCCGTCGATTCTGGCGTGCGTGTTGGACGTTTGTGCTCACTGGTGTCGGCGTCGGCGGACGTTCGTACGGCGGTACGCGGACCGGAAAGGAGTCACTCGCGTACGCGTACGAGAGGCATACCACCAGCGAGGACCGTATCTATAATAAAAGTTCGTGTTTGTCTTCGGCGAGGGCGGTGGCAGTGTTCAGACAAACGATGCCAGCCGAGAATCTGCTCCCGGCTATCCCGCCAGTTTCCTTCGTATCTGAACAGTACCACGGTTCCACGCTCGATGACCGGGCAGCGACTCAGCGATCCGGGGTTTCTCCCGCTCGCTCCCGCGCGGCGGCGACGACGAGCGGCAGCGTGACCGTGGCGTCGCCGACGACGGTCACGTTCCGCGCGGACTTCTCGAGTTTGCCCCACGAGCGCGCCTCGTCGAGCGTCGCCCCCGAGAGCCCGCCGGTGTGGTCGGGGTCCATCGTCAACTGCACGGCGTAGTCGTAGGCGTCGGGGATCGTCAGCATCGTCTGCAGGACGTAGTTCTTCGGGACGCCGCCGCCGACGACCATCGCGCCGGCCCGCTCGGCGTCGAAGGCGAGATCCGAGAGGTGCGTCATATCGCCCAGCGCGTCGAGTCCGAACTCGGAGGTCTGCGAGTAGATCCACGCCTGAATCCCCAGGACGGAGTCCTGAATCGCCGGACAGTAGATCGGGACGTCGTGTTCGTACGCGGCGGCGGCGATGCCGGCGTCCTCCGCGACGCCCCGTTCGCGGTTCTGCTCGGCGTTCGCGCGGCCCAACTCGGCGGTGAACTCCTGGATCGACACCCGGCGCTCGACGGCGGGGAAGACGTTCTCGCGGAGGTGCGACTCGAACAGCGCGAAGTGTTCCTGGGGGAGATAGACGTTGTAGATCCGGTCGACGCCCTCGTCGCGGAGGCGCTCGTCGTGATCGCGCGGCGTCTCGCCGGTCGGTTCGGCGTCGGGCGCGGCCGGATGAGGGTCGTGCGGTTCCGCCCGACCGTGGTGGTGCTTCCCGCCGATCGCCTCGATGGCGTCGTGCGTGAGGTTCGCGCCGGTCGTCACCAGCGCGTCGATGTGCCCGTCGCGGATCAGGTCGACGACGATCTGCCGCATCCCCGTCGGCACCATCGCCCCGGCGAGACCGAAGAAGTTCGTCACGTCGTCGCGGGCGAGCATCTCCGCGTACACGTCGACCGCGCGGTCGACGCTCGCCGCGCCGATTCCCGCCTTGCCGTACTCGGCCGCGAGTTCTCCGACGGTCATCCCGCCGCGGACCTGCGCGTGGCCGATCGGCGCGTCGTGGAACTCCTCGCGGTGGGGGTCGTGAGACGCCCCGGCGTCCTCGGTTGTCGGTTCGACCTCCTCGGACCCGTCTTCGCCGCCGTCGTCGCTCATACCCCGTTCTGTGCGATCCGCCCGGTTATGTGTCGCGATCCGTCGTGAGAACGGCAGCCGCCCCGAAAAGGGATGGACGCAGTGTGGTGCTCAGTCCGCGCCGACGCCCAGTTCCGTCTCCGCGGTCGCGAGGTCCTGCATCCCTCGCAGCGCCACGGCGACGAAGCCGACCTTCGAGACGATGTCGAGATAGGTGAACACGAGGACCTGTGTCTCCGAGAGCAGGAGGCCGACGCCCGTGGGCGCGAGCAGCCACACGACGGGGTAGAGCGTCCAGACGATGACCGTGAGGTTCCGGAGCGTGACGAACGCCGACGCCTGCTGCGACGACGGGAACGAGGCCCGTCGCGGGAGCGTCCGGACCAGCAGCCAGACCAACACGAGGTAGGCCAACGATCCGACGCCGAACAGCAGGTACTGCGCGATGCCGCCGGTCGCGGTCGCGGCGACGCCGGCGACGATGACGACCACGTCCACGGCCACGAGCGCGCCGATCGCGCGGCGGCCCGGTTGCGAGAGCAGCGCGAGGTACAGCACCATCAGCGGCGTCGTCAGCAGCCAGTCGGTGTAGCGGACGATCTCGACGCTCGATCCGGCGATCGTCACCGTCCCGTAGCCGAACGCCATTATCAGGTACGCGACGGCCGCGATGCCGGTGATGCCGAACAGGACGGCCGAGAGGTCGCGGTTCGCACCGCCGACGAGGAGCCGGTACGCCGTGGGGACCGTTCCGACGGTCATCCCCGCGACGCCGACCCACAGCCACAGCGTGGTGGTGAACTCCATCTCAGTCACCCCCCGCTCCGTCGCCGTTGCGAGCGCGCGGATCAGCCGGATCGAAGCCGTCGGCCCGCAGTCCCGAGTCGGAACCGCGTCCGTTGCCCGCCGGATCGGCTCCGTTGGCCGCGAGATCGGGGCGGCTCTCCGTCGTGAACGCGTTCGACCCGGCGCTCTCGGCGACCGTGAAGTCTTCGAGCACCGTTCGGAGTTCGCGCGCCTGTGCCGTCAACTGCTCTGCCGCGTCGCTCACTGTCGTCATCGTGCTGGTCTGTTGTTGGGCCGCCGCCGCCGCGTCGGTCGCCTCTTCGGCCGTCTGATCGCCGATGGCCGCGACGTCGTCGACCCGATCGACGACCGACGTCGCCGACGACGCCTGCTGTGCGGTCGCATCGCG
This portion of the Halobellus litoreus genome encodes:
- a CDS encoding translation initiation factor IF-2 subunit beta; amino-acid sequence: MNYADSLDRALDALPERNEEQSRLSIPDPEGETDGAFTRLTNIGEIADALGRDVEHVHRNVQRELGTNGQLDDDRARYNGSFNVSDFEAAIDEYVAEYVTCTECGLPDTRLVTEDGVDMLRCEACGAFRPVAKRAAKTQSSSGPAVEEGTTYELEITGTGRKGDGVAEKGKFTIFVSGAREGQTVRAIVERTSGTLAFARVV
- a CDS encoding deoxyhypusine synthase, with translation MSDDGGEDGSEEVEPTTEDAGASHDPHREEFHDAPIGHAQVRGGMTVGELAAEYGKAGIGAASVDRAVDVYAEMLARDDVTNFFGLAGAMVPTGMRQIVVDLIRDGHIDALVTTGANLTHDAIEAIGGKHHHGRAEPHDPHPAAPDAEPTGETPRDHDERLRDEGVDRIYNVYLPQEHFALFESHLRENVFPAVERRVSIQEFTAELGRANAEQNRERGVAEDAGIAAAAYEHDVPIYCPAIQDSVLGIQAWIYSQTSEFGLDALGDMTHLSDLAFDAERAGAMVVGGGVPKNYVLQTMLTIPDAYDYAVQLTMDPDHTGGLSGATLDEARSWGKLEKSARNVTVVGDATVTLPLVVAAARERAGETPDR
- a CDS encoding bacteriorhodopsin, with product MEFTTTLWLWVGVAGMTVGTVPTAYRLLVGGANRDLSAVLFGITGIAAVAYLIMAFGYGTVTIAGSSVEIVRYTDWLLTTPLMVLYLALLSQPGRRAIGALVAVDVVVIVAGVAATATGGIAQYLLFGVGSLAYLVLVWLLVRTLPRRASFPSSQQASAFVTLRNLTVIVWTLYPVVWLLAPTGVGLLLSETQVLVFTYLDIVSKVGFVAVALRGMQDLATAETELGVGAD